In Alosa sapidissima isolate fAloSap1 chromosome 4, fAloSap1.pri, whole genome shotgun sequence, the following are encoded in one genomic region:
- the si:ch211-222l21.1 gene encoding prothymosin alpha, whose product MADTAVDTTTTTEITAKDLKEKKEVTEEVEVEKENGSGDAPANGNGTTNGASHEEEHEEGEGDKKEHEEGDKKAAEAEGEEKKNGADEEVDGQAVKRPAEEEEKVETKKQKTEEKEESTEAEVKA is encoded by the exons ATGGCTGATACTGCAGTAGATACAACTACCACCACAGAGATAACCGCTAAG GAcctaaaggaaaaaaaagaggtgACGGAAGAAGTtgaggtggagaaagagaacGGCAGTGGCGATGCACCTGCCAATGGCAATGGAACA ACAAATGGTGCCTCACATGAGGAAGAGCatgaagaaggagaaggagacaaGAAAGAGCATGAAGAAGGAGACAAGAAAG CTGCAGAAgcagagggggaggagaagaagaacgGTGCAGATGAGGAGGTTGATGGACAAGCAGTGAAACGTCCTGCTGAGGAAGAG gaGAAGGttgaaacaaagaaacaaaaaacagaagAAAAGGAGGAATCCACAGAAGCTGAAGTGAAAGCCTAA